A window from Temnothorax longispinosus isolate EJ_2023e chromosome 1, Tlon_JGU_v1, whole genome shotgun sequence encodes these proteins:
- the LOC139817883 gene encoding uncharacterized protein isoform X2: MAENAHKPEKAVPCCSAMEHPELISLSEERRNLISVANKVFGEGKWSHTVVNQTLDFDDVDSDDEYYDDEINARNKYRVMCFSYIKIHLENGNCYKNDGFYIAEESTKGLSIQTVRIGSAVNALKRVLLSFGDKVERELKQLRRQIGSDQINTFAAAEPMDLTTNFLDLISAANKVFGEGNWSHTVVKQTLDFTDMKNDIKYAAIDAQDKYRTGCVSSVKVELENGNFHEDIGYYNAEELTEGLSIQNATIGSAVNALKSVLLSFGDKIERELQQLQRQISSEQVKTFAAAEPMNLATDFFDLISAANKVFGEGKWNHTVVSQTLNFDDEIKIGASRIYRTGCVSFVKVQLESGNFHEDVGYFDAEALKEGLSLKNARIGSAVNALKRVLLSFGDKVERELQRPRRQIGSEQVNTFAAAEPMDFAINFHDLISVANKVFGEGKWNHTVVRQSLDFNDIDLDNVDFDDVDFGDADFDDADYDDADFDDVIDREINTRSKYCVGCVSYVKIQLENGNFHEDIGYFNAEQFIEGLAIQNARIGSAVNALKRVLLSFGDKVERELQQLQRQIGSEQINTFAAAEPMDLATNFLDLISAANKVFGEGNWSHTVVKQTLDLDDTDSDEAEFDDLDFDEEDDLYESWVLSAYRHMFSRNKYYGGKYYAGCVSYVKVQLKNSNFHEDVGYFNAAEPTRGLSIHNARIGSAVNALKRVLLSFGEKIERELQQLQRQVVPKQVRDTKRDVILSLVNTIEPMDLIAEFPDLISAANRVFGEGKWSHTVIKQTLDFDDVESYDVDSDEIDSDDEDFDDIIHNENVRNVAGCVSYVKVQVENGNFHEDVGYCSTEEPTRGLSILNAKIGSAVNALKRVLLSFGEKVERELQRQIRLEQTNDVQDVTQSLDKQILEKLNVSDPTLVPTVNNDITETDPSSFVKVQSSKIVQPSPNKTNFTSE; the protein is encoded by the exons ATGGCGGAGAATGCGCACAAACCCGAGAAGGCAGTACCCTGTTGTTCAGCAATGGAACATCCTGAATTAATCTCATTGTCAGAAGAACGTCGTAATTTAATCTCAGTGGCCAATAAGGTTTTCGGAGAAGGCAAATGGAGTCATACTGTTGTCAATCAAACATTAG ATTTTGACGATGTAGATTCCGATGATGAATATTACGACGATGAGATAAATGCTCGAAATAAATACCGTGTTATGTGCTTCAGTTACATCAAGATCCACCTTGAGAATGGAAACTGTTACAAAAACGATGGTTTTTACATTGCAGAGGAATCTACAAAAGGCTTGTCGATACAAACAGTTAGAATT GGCTCTGCTGTAAATGCCTTAAAAAGAGTTCTCCTGTCGTTTGGAGACAAAGTGGAAAGAGAGCTGAAACAACTACGAAGACAGATTGGTTCTGATCAAA TCAACACGTTCGCTGCTGCGGAACCGATGGATTTAACAACGAATTTTCTTGATTTAATCTCAGCGGCCAATAAAGTTTTTGGAGAAGGCAACTGGAGTCATACTGTTGTCAAACAAACATTAG ATTTCACTGACATGaaaaatgacataaaatatgCTGCTATAGATGCTCAAGATAAATATCGCACTGGTTGCGTCAGTTCTGTTAAGGTCGAGCTTGAGAATGGAAACTTTCACGAGGATATTGGTTATTATAACGCAGAGGAATTAACAGAAGGCTTGTCGATACAAAACGCCACAATT GGTTCTGCTGTAAATGCCTTAAAAAGTGTTCTTTTGTCGTTTGGAGACAAAATTGAAAGAGAGCTGCAACAACTGCAAAGACAGATTAGTTCTGAACAAG TCAAGACGTTCGCTGCCGCAGAACCGATGAATTTAGCAACGGATTTCTTTGATTTAATCTCAGCGGCCAACAAAGTTTTTGGAGAGGGCAAGTGGAATCATACTGTGGTCAGCCAAACTCTAA atttcgatgatgaaataaaaatcggtGCTTCACGTATTTATCGTACTGGCTGCGTCAGTTTTGTTAAGGTCCAGCTTGAAAGTGGAAACTTTCACGAAGATGTTGGTTATTTCGACGCAGAGGCATTAAAAGAAGGCTTGTCATTAAAAAACGCCAGAATT GGTTCTGCTGTAAATGCCTTGAAAAGAGTTCTTTTGTCGTTTGGAGATAAAGTGGAAAGAGAGCTGCAACGACCACGAAGACAGATTGGTTCTGAACAAG tCAACACGTTCGCTGCTGCAGAACCGATggattttgcaataaattttcatgatttaatCTCAGTGGCCAATAAAGTTTTTGGAGAGGGCAAGTGGAATCATACTGTAGTCCGCCAATCCTTag attttaacGATATAGATCTCGACAACGTAGATTTTGACGATGTAGATTTCGGCGATGCAGATTTCGACGATGCCGATTACGACGATGCAGATTTCGACGATGTAATTGACCGTGAGATAAATACTCGAAGTAAATACTGTGTTGGCTGCGTCAGTTACGTTAAGATCCAGCTTGAGAATGGAAACTTTCACGAGGATATTGGTTATTTCAACGCAGAGCAATTTATAGAAGGCTTGGCGATACAAAACGCCAGAATT GGCTCTGCTGTAAATGCCTTAAAAAGAGTTCTCCTGTCGTTTGGAGACAAAGTGGAAAGAGAGTTGCAACAGCTGCAAAGACAGATTGGTTCTGAACAAA tCAACACGTTCGCTGCCGCGGAACCGATGGATTTAGCAACGAATTTTCTTGATTTAATCTCAGCGGCCAATAAAGTTTTCGGAGAGGGCAATTGGAGTCATACTGTTGTCAAACAAACATTAG ATTTGGACGATACAGATTCCGATGAAGCAGAATTTGACGATCTAGATTTCGACGAAGAAGACGATTTATATGAAAGTTGGGTGCTAAGTGCATATAGGCACATGTTTAGTCGAAATAAATACTATGGTGGTAAATACTACGCTGGCTGCGTCAGTTACGTTAAGGTCCAGCTTAAAAATAGCAACTTTCACGAGGATGTTGGTTATTTCAACGCAGCGGAACCTACAAGAGGCTTGTCGATACATAACGCCAGAATT GGTTCTGCTGTAAATGCTTTGAAAAGAGTTCTTCTGTCGTTTGGAGAAAAGATTGAAAGAGAGCTGCAACAACTGCAAAGACAGGTTGTTCCTAAACAAGTTCGCGACACTAAAAGAGATGTGATATTGTCATTGG ttAACACCATAGAACCGATGGATTTAATAGCGGAATTTCCTGATTTAATCTCAGCGGCCAATAGGGTTTTTGGAGAGGGCAAGTGGAGTCATACTGTTATCAAACAAACACTAG ATTTCGACGATGTAGAATCCTACGATGTAGATTCTGACGAAATAGATTCTGACGATGAAGATTTCGACGATATAATTCACAATGAGAATGTTCGAAATGTTGCTGGTTGCGTCAGTTATGTTAAGGTCCAAGTTGAGAATGGAAACTTTCACGAGGATGTTGGTTATTGCAGCACAGAGGAACCCACAAGAGGCTTGTCGATACTTAATGCCAAAATT GGTTCTGCTGTAAATGCCTTGAAAAGAGTTCTCCTGTCGTTTGGAGAAAAAGTTGAAAGAGAGCTGCAAAGACAGATTAGGCTTGAACAAACTAACGACGTGCAGGATGTGACACAGTCATTGGATAAGcagattttagaaaaattaaatgtttcag ATCCTACTCTGGTACCCACCGTGAACAACGATATAACGGAGACCGATCCATCGTCATTTGTAAAGGTTCAGAGTTCCAAGATTGTTCAACCCTCgccaaataaaacaaattttacaagtgAATAA
- the LOC139817883 gene encoding uncharacterized protein isoform X1, with translation MDVFTFQFAAKQAMAENAHKPEKAVPCCSAMEHPELISLSEERRNLISVANKVFGEGKWSHTVVNQTLDFDDVDSDDEYYDDEINARNKYRVMCFSYIKIHLENGNCYKNDGFYIAEESTKGLSIQTVRIGSAVNALKRVLLSFGDKVERELKQLRRQIGSDQINTFAAAEPMDLTTNFLDLISAANKVFGEGNWSHTVVKQTLDFTDMKNDIKYAAIDAQDKYRTGCVSSVKVELENGNFHEDIGYYNAEELTEGLSIQNATIGSAVNALKSVLLSFGDKIERELQQLQRQISSEQVKTFAAAEPMNLATDFFDLISAANKVFGEGKWNHTVVSQTLNFDDEIKIGASRIYRTGCVSFVKVQLESGNFHEDVGYFDAEALKEGLSLKNARIGSAVNALKRVLLSFGDKVERELQRPRRQIGSEQVNTFAAAEPMDFAINFHDLISVANKVFGEGKWNHTVVRQSLDFNDIDLDNVDFDDVDFGDADFDDADYDDADFDDVIDREINTRSKYCVGCVSYVKIQLENGNFHEDIGYFNAEQFIEGLAIQNARIGSAVNALKRVLLSFGDKVERELQQLQRQIGSEQINTFAAAEPMDLATNFLDLISAANKVFGEGNWSHTVVKQTLDLDDTDSDEAEFDDLDFDEEDDLYESWVLSAYRHMFSRNKYYGGKYYAGCVSYVKVQLKNSNFHEDVGYFNAAEPTRGLSIHNARIGSAVNALKRVLLSFGEKIERELQQLQRQVVPKQVRDTKRDVILSLVNTIEPMDLIAEFPDLISAANRVFGEGKWSHTVIKQTLDFDDVESYDVDSDEIDSDDEDFDDIIHNENVRNVAGCVSYVKVQVENGNFHEDVGYCSTEEPTRGLSILNAKIGSAVNALKRVLLSFGEKVERELQRQIRLEQTNDVQDVTQSLDKQILEKLNVSDPTLVPTVNNDITETDPSSFVKVQSSKIVQPSPNKTNFTSE, from the exons ATGGATGTTTTCACCTTTCAGTTCGCTGCAAAACAAGCTATGGCGGAGAATGCGCACAAACCCGAGAAGGCAGTACCCTGTTGTTCAGCAATGGAACATCCTGAATTAATCTCATTGTCAGAAGAACGTCGTAATTTAATCTCAGTGGCCAATAAGGTTTTCGGAGAAGGCAAATGGAGTCATACTGTTGTCAATCAAACATTAG ATTTTGACGATGTAGATTCCGATGATGAATATTACGACGATGAGATAAATGCTCGAAATAAATACCGTGTTATGTGCTTCAGTTACATCAAGATCCACCTTGAGAATGGAAACTGTTACAAAAACGATGGTTTTTACATTGCAGAGGAATCTACAAAAGGCTTGTCGATACAAACAGTTAGAATT GGCTCTGCTGTAAATGCCTTAAAAAGAGTTCTCCTGTCGTTTGGAGACAAAGTGGAAAGAGAGCTGAAACAACTACGAAGACAGATTGGTTCTGATCAAA TCAACACGTTCGCTGCTGCGGAACCGATGGATTTAACAACGAATTTTCTTGATTTAATCTCAGCGGCCAATAAAGTTTTTGGAGAAGGCAACTGGAGTCATACTGTTGTCAAACAAACATTAG ATTTCACTGACATGaaaaatgacataaaatatgCTGCTATAGATGCTCAAGATAAATATCGCACTGGTTGCGTCAGTTCTGTTAAGGTCGAGCTTGAGAATGGAAACTTTCACGAGGATATTGGTTATTATAACGCAGAGGAATTAACAGAAGGCTTGTCGATACAAAACGCCACAATT GGTTCTGCTGTAAATGCCTTAAAAAGTGTTCTTTTGTCGTTTGGAGACAAAATTGAAAGAGAGCTGCAACAACTGCAAAGACAGATTAGTTCTGAACAAG TCAAGACGTTCGCTGCCGCAGAACCGATGAATTTAGCAACGGATTTCTTTGATTTAATCTCAGCGGCCAACAAAGTTTTTGGAGAGGGCAAGTGGAATCATACTGTGGTCAGCCAAACTCTAA atttcgatgatgaaataaaaatcggtGCTTCACGTATTTATCGTACTGGCTGCGTCAGTTTTGTTAAGGTCCAGCTTGAAAGTGGAAACTTTCACGAAGATGTTGGTTATTTCGACGCAGAGGCATTAAAAGAAGGCTTGTCATTAAAAAACGCCAGAATT GGTTCTGCTGTAAATGCCTTGAAAAGAGTTCTTTTGTCGTTTGGAGATAAAGTGGAAAGAGAGCTGCAACGACCACGAAGACAGATTGGTTCTGAACAAG tCAACACGTTCGCTGCTGCAGAACCGATggattttgcaataaattttcatgatttaatCTCAGTGGCCAATAAAGTTTTTGGAGAGGGCAAGTGGAATCATACTGTAGTCCGCCAATCCTTag attttaacGATATAGATCTCGACAACGTAGATTTTGACGATGTAGATTTCGGCGATGCAGATTTCGACGATGCCGATTACGACGATGCAGATTTCGACGATGTAATTGACCGTGAGATAAATACTCGAAGTAAATACTGTGTTGGCTGCGTCAGTTACGTTAAGATCCAGCTTGAGAATGGAAACTTTCACGAGGATATTGGTTATTTCAACGCAGAGCAATTTATAGAAGGCTTGGCGATACAAAACGCCAGAATT GGCTCTGCTGTAAATGCCTTAAAAAGAGTTCTCCTGTCGTTTGGAGACAAAGTGGAAAGAGAGTTGCAACAGCTGCAAAGACAGATTGGTTCTGAACAAA tCAACACGTTCGCTGCCGCGGAACCGATGGATTTAGCAACGAATTTTCTTGATTTAATCTCAGCGGCCAATAAAGTTTTCGGAGAGGGCAATTGGAGTCATACTGTTGTCAAACAAACATTAG ATTTGGACGATACAGATTCCGATGAAGCAGAATTTGACGATCTAGATTTCGACGAAGAAGACGATTTATATGAAAGTTGGGTGCTAAGTGCATATAGGCACATGTTTAGTCGAAATAAATACTATGGTGGTAAATACTACGCTGGCTGCGTCAGTTACGTTAAGGTCCAGCTTAAAAATAGCAACTTTCACGAGGATGTTGGTTATTTCAACGCAGCGGAACCTACAAGAGGCTTGTCGATACATAACGCCAGAATT GGTTCTGCTGTAAATGCTTTGAAAAGAGTTCTTCTGTCGTTTGGAGAAAAGATTGAAAGAGAGCTGCAACAACTGCAAAGACAGGTTGTTCCTAAACAAGTTCGCGACACTAAAAGAGATGTGATATTGTCATTGG ttAACACCATAGAACCGATGGATTTAATAGCGGAATTTCCTGATTTAATCTCAGCGGCCAATAGGGTTTTTGGAGAGGGCAAGTGGAGTCATACTGTTATCAAACAAACACTAG ATTTCGACGATGTAGAATCCTACGATGTAGATTCTGACGAAATAGATTCTGACGATGAAGATTTCGACGATATAATTCACAATGAGAATGTTCGAAATGTTGCTGGTTGCGTCAGTTATGTTAAGGTCCAAGTTGAGAATGGAAACTTTCACGAGGATGTTGGTTATTGCAGCACAGAGGAACCCACAAGAGGCTTGTCGATACTTAATGCCAAAATT GGTTCTGCTGTAAATGCCTTGAAAAGAGTTCTCCTGTCGTTTGGAGAAAAAGTTGAAAGAGAGCTGCAAAGACAGATTAGGCTTGAACAAACTAACGACGTGCAGGATGTGACACAGTCATTGGATAAGcagattttagaaaaattaaatgtttcag ATCCTACTCTGGTACCCACCGTGAACAACGATATAACGGAGACCGATCCATCGTCATTTGTAAAGGTTCAGAGTTCCAAGATTGTTCAACCCTCgccaaataaaacaaattttacaagtgAATAA